One Pseudorhodoplanes sinuspersici DNA segment encodes these proteins:
- a CDS encoding NADP-dependent isocitrate dehydrogenase has translation MPNLEIMWTKVDEAPALATYSLLPIVEAFVGAAGVSVKQKDISLAGRIIANFPEKLTPAQRINDELTELGELTLKPEANIMKLPNISASIPQLKAAIKELQGKGYDVPDYPDNPTTDAEKEIKTRYGKVFGSVVNPILREGNSDRRAAAAVKNYARKNPHKMGAWSKDSKSHVAHMSSGDYFGSEIATTVDKATNVRIELTGADGVVTVLKAKTALDDGEIIDAAVMSAKALRKFFAEQIEVAKKEGVLFSLHVKATMMKIADPIIFGHAVSVFFADVIEKHAATLKKLGVNLNNGFGDLLSKIETLPEPEKKAIKDDIAAEYAKRPALAMVNSDKGITGLHVPSDFIIDATMPAMIRESGRMWGPDGKLHDTMAVIPDRSYARLYQAVIDDCKANGAFDPKTMGSVPNVGLMAQKAEEYGSHDKTFEIPVNGTVRVVTDDGKVLLERPVEAGDIFRMCELKDAAVRDWVKLGVRRARLTNTPAVFWLDKNRAHDAQLIAKVETYLKDQDTAGLDIRILAPVDAMKFSLERIRKGQDTISVTGNILRDYLTDLFPIMELGTSAKMLSVVPLLAGGGMFETGAGGSAPKHVEQFQQEGYLRWDSLGEFLALGASLEHLGQTYKNAKALVLAEALDKAIGQFLENNKNPARKVGEIDNRGSHFYLALYWAQALAAQTKDLELQARFKPLAETLEKNEAKINAELIAAQGKPVDTGGYYLTDFAKTSAAMRPSATLNAAIAAL, from the coding sequence ATGCCAAATCTCGAAATTATGTGGACAAAGGTCGATGAAGCCCCGGCGCTGGCGACCTATTCCCTGCTGCCGATCGTCGAAGCCTTCGTGGGCGCGGCGGGCGTGTCCGTGAAGCAAAAGGACATCTCGCTGGCCGGCCGCATCATCGCCAATTTCCCCGAGAAGCTCACCCCGGCGCAACGGATCAACGACGAGCTCACCGAACTCGGCGAGCTCACGTTGAAGCCCGAAGCCAACATCATGAAGTTGCCCAACATCTCCGCCTCGATCCCGCAGCTCAAGGCCGCGATCAAGGAACTGCAGGGCAAGGGCTACGACGTTCCAGACTATCCGGACAATCCGACGACGGACGCCGAGAAGGAGATCAAAACCCGCTACGGCAAGGTGTTCGGCAGCGTCGTCAACCCGATCCTTCGCGAAGGCAATTCCGACCGCCGTGCGGCCGCCGCGGTCAAGAATTACGCCCGCAAGAACCCGCACAAAATGGGCGCCTGGAGCAAAGATTCCAAATCGCACGTGGCCCACATGTCGAGCGGCGACTATTTCGGCTCGGAAATCGCGACCACGGTCGACAAAGCGACCAACGTTCGCATCGAATTGACCGGCGCCGACGGCGTCGTCACAGTGTTGAAGGCCAAGACGGCGCTTGATGACGGCGAGATCATCGACGCCGCAGTCATGAGCGCCAAGGCGTTGCGTAAATTCTTCGCCGAGCAGATCGAAGTTGCCAAGAAGGAAGGCGTACTGTTCTCGCTGCACGTCAAGGCAACGATGATGAAGATCGCCGATCCGATCATTTTCGGCCACGCCGTTTCCGTCTTCTTCGCCGACGTGATCGAGAAGCACGCAGCCACGCTGAAGAAGCTCGGCGTCAATCTCAACAACGGCTTCGGCGATCTGTTGTCGAAGATCGAGACGCTGCCGGAGCCTGAAAAAAAGGCGATCAAGGACGATATCGCGGCCGAGTATGCCAAGCGCCCCGCCCTCGCCATGGTGAACTCCGACAAGGGGATCACCGGCCTGCATGTCCCCTCAGACTTCATCATCGACGCAACGATGCCGGCGATGATCCGCGAGTCCGGCCGCATGTGGGGACCCGACGGCAAGCTGCACGACACCATGGCCGTGATCCCGGATCGCTCTTACGCGCGGCTGTACCAGGCGGTCATCGACGACTGCAAAGCCAACGGCGCGTTCGACCCCAAGACCATGGGCTCGGTCCCGAACGTCGGCCTGATGGCGCAGAAGGCCGAGGAATACGGCTCGCACGACAAGACGTTCGAAATTCCCGTGAACGGAACGGTTCGCGTCGTCACGGACGACGGCAAGGTGCTGCTGGAGCGGCCCGTCGAGGCCGGTGACATCTTCCGCATGTGCGAGCTCAAGGACGCAGCCGTGCGGGATTGGGTGAAGCTCGGTGTGCGCCGCGCCCGCCTCACCAACACGCCCGCGGTGTTCTGGCTCGACAAGAACCGCGCGCACGACGCCCAGCTCATCGCAAAGGTCGAGACGTACTTGAAGGATCAAGACACCGCGGGGCTCGACATCCGCATTTTGGCCCCGGTCGACGCGATGAAATTTTCACTCGAGCGGATTCGCAAGGGCCAGGACACAATCTCCGTCACCGGCAACATTCTGCGCGATTATCTGACGGATCTTTTCCCGATCATGGAGCTCGGCACCTCGGCCAAGATGCTCTCGGTCGTCCCGTTGCTGGCGGGCGGCGGCATGTTCGAGACCGGCGCCGGCGGCTCGGCGCCGAAACACGTCGAGCAGTTCCAGCAGGAGGGTTATCTGCGCTGGGATTCGCTCGGTGAGTTCCTCGCGCTCGGCGCATCGCTCGAGCATCTGGGTCAGACCTACAAGAACGCCAAGGCTCTGGTTCTCGCCGAAGCGCTCGACAAGGCTATCGGCCAGTTCCTCGAGAACAACAAAAATCCGGCACGCAAGGTCGGCGAGATCGATAATCGCGGCAGCCATTTCTACCTCGCCCTCTACTGGGCCCAGGCGCTGGCCGCGCAGACCAAGGATCTCGAACTCCAAGCCCGCTTCAAGCCGCTGGCCGAGACGCTCGAGAAGAACGAAGCCAAGATCAATGCCGAACTGATCGCCGCGCAAGGCAAACCGGTCGATACGGGCGGTTACTATCTGACTGATTTTGCCAAGACATCGGCCGCGATGCGGCCGAGCGCTACGCTGAACGCGGCGATCGCCGCGCTCTGA